The Deinococcus depolymerans nucleotide sequence AGACCGAGAAGGTCATTCCGCTGCTCGTCCTGCACGGCGACGGCCTTCAGGGCGTCTCGGAAGGGACCATGGAATTCGCGCCGATGTACCGCGAGGAGACCATTGCCGGGGCGCTGAACCTGCTGCGCGAGGTGTTCCTGCCGCGCGTCCTGGGCCGGACCTTTGCGAACCCCGAGGCGCTGAACGACGCGTTGGGCACCTTCCGGGGCAACCGCATGGCGCGCGCCATGGTCGAGATGGCCGCCTGGGACCTGTGGGCGCGGCAGCTGGACGTGCCGCTGGGCACCCTGCTGGGTGGCCGCAGGACAGAGGTGGAGGTGGGCGTGAGTCTGGGCATCCAGCCGGACGCGGCCGCCACCGTGGACGTGGTGCGCCGTCACGTGGAACAGGGCTACCGGCGGATCAAACTGAAGATCAAGCCCGGCTGGGACGTGCAGCCGGTCCGGGCCGTGCGGGAGGCCTTCCCGGACATCCGCCTGACGGTGGATGCCAACAGCGCGTACACCCTGGCCGACACCGCCCGGCTCCGCGCCCTGGACGACTTCGACCTGACGTACATCGAGCAGCCGCTCGCGTGGGACGACCTGGTGGACCACGCCGAGCTGCAGCGCCGCCTCAGGACGCCGCTGTGCCTGGACGAGAGCGTGACGAGTGCGCAGGACGCCCGCAAGGGGCTCGCGCTGGGCGCGGGCGGCGTGATCAACGTGAAGGTCGCGCGGGTCGGTGGGCACGCCGAGGCGCGCCGGGTCCATGACGTCGCGCAGGCGTTCGGCGCGCCGGTCTGGTGCGGCGGGATGCTCGAAAGCGGGATCGGCCGGGCGCACAACATCCACCTGTCCACCCTGCCGAACTTCGCGCTGCCCGGCGATACCAGCAGCGCCAGCCGTTACTGGCAGACGGACCTGATCCATGAGCCGCTGGAGGCTGCCGGGGGCCTGATGCCGGTCCCGGCCGGGGCGGGCACCGGGGTCACCCTGAACCGGGAGTTCCTGGCGGGCGTGGCGGAACTGCACGAGGAGCGGCGCGACTGATGGACCACCCGAACGCGCAGGCCCGCCGGGACGCCCGTCCGTTCGTGATCCGTGACGTGACGGACCCCTGGGCCTTCCGGGCGCTGGAGCAGGTGCAGGTGAGCGCCTGGGGGTACGTGGACCGGGAGGTGCTGCCCGGCACCATGTTCCGGATCAGTGCCGTGACGGGCGGCGTCGTGCTGGGTGCGTACCCGGCGCCGGACCCGGCCGCACAGGAACCCGAGACGCAGGAACCGGTGGGGCTGGCCTTCGGCTTCCCGGCGCTGCGCGGAACGGAGCTCTGGCATCACTCTCACCTGCTGGCAGTGCATCCGGCGTGGCGGGGGACGGGGATGGCAGTCGCGCTGAAGCTGGCGCAGCGGGCGCGGGCGCAGGCGCAGGGGTTGACGCGCATGACCTGGACCTTCGATCCGCTGGTGGCGCGGAACGCGCGGCTGAACCTGGGGAAGCTGGGGGCCGTGGCGCGTACGTACCTGCCGGACTGGTACGCGCTGGACGGGGACCGCGCGGCGGCCTTCCCGGCGGACCGGCTGATGATCGAGTGGGACCTGACGCGGCCGCACGTCGCGCGGCCTGCCCCGCGTCCCGGCGGACCGGCAGCGCTGGCGGCCCTGGCCGGGGGGGTGGCGCCGGGGCCGGCGGCGCTGGAGCTGGTGGCGGCGCAGGTGCTGGCCGAGGTGCCGACCCGCCTGGAGTCGCTGGATGAGCCGGTGCGCCGTGCGTGGCGTGGGGCGCTGCGGGAGGTGCTGGGCTGTTACCTGTCGCGCGGGTACGTGGTGACCGATCTGGCCCGTTCGGGGGAGCGGGCGTACTACGTGCTGACGCGGGAGGGGGCCGGTGGCGGGTCGGGGATGGAACAGCCGGGTTGAGGGGTAGCCGGGACTCGCCCCACCGTGTTATGTTATTTACGTAAGAACCGGAGGGGGTTGCCCTCCCCCACCAC carries:
- the menC gene encoding o-succinylbenzoate synthase → MLRIEAAELIVARLPLKFRFETSFGVQTEKVIPLLVLHGDGLQGVSEGTMEFAPMYREETIAGALNLLREVFLPRVLGRTFANPEALNDALGTFRGNRMARAMVEMAAWDLWARQLDVPLGTLLGGRRTEVEVGVSLGIQPDAAATVDVVRRHVEQGYRRIKLKIKPGWDVQPVRAVREAFPDIRLTVDANSAYTLADTARLRALDDFDLTYIEQPLAWDDLVDHAELQRRLRTPLCLDESVTSAQDARKGLALGAGGVINVKVARVGGHAEARRVHDVAQAFGAPVWCGGMLESGIGRAHNIHLSTLPNFALPGDTSSASRYWQTDLIHEPLEAAGGLMPVPAGAGTGVTLNREFLAGVAELHEERRD
- a CDS encoding acyl-CoA acyltransferase, with amino-acid sequence MDHPNAQARRDARPFVIRDVTDPWAFRALEQVQVSAWGYVDREVLPGTMFRISAVTGGVVLGAYPAPDPAAQEPETQEPVGLAFGFPALRGTELWHHSHLLAVHPAWRGTGMAVALKLAQRARAQAQGLTRMTWTFDPLVARNARLNLGKLGAVARTYLPDWYALDGDRAAAFPADRLMIEWDLTRPHVARPAPRPGGPAALAALAGGVAPGPAALELVAAQVLAEVPTRLESLDEPVRRAWRGALREVLGCYLSRGYVVTDLARSGERAYYVLTREGAGGGSGMEQPG